From the genome of Papaver somniferum cultivar HN1 chromosome 2, ASM357369v1, whole genome shotgun sequence, one region includes:
- the LOC113353488 gene encoding protein YLS3-like isoform X3, giving the protein MAALLRIMEMVLLVVLVTAFKTHVTAQSSTNVITGMAPTLTYITENSSTPSPSCCSQLTSVVQTQLECLCSILNTGAGATLGLAISRTLALALPSACNVQTPSIDRCNAGHSCS; this is encoded by the exons ATGGCTGCTCTGTTGAGAATTATGGAAATGGTTCTTTTAGTAGTCCTTGTGACTGCATTCAAGACACATGTAACGGCTCAATCTAGTACAAATGTGATCACGGGCATGGCACCTACTCTTACCTACATAACCGAAAATTCCTCAACCCCATCACCTTCCTGTTGTTCACAACTTACTAGTGTGGTTCAAACACAACTAGAGTGCCTTTGCTCAATCCTTAATACCGGTGCTGGTGCCACATTAGGTCTTGCAATTAGTCGAACACTAGCTCTTGCTCTTCCTAGTGCTTGTAATGTTCAAACTCCATCTATTGATCGATGCAATG CTGGCCATTCCTGTTCCTGA
- the LOC113353488 gene encoding protein YLS3-like isoform X1, protein MAALLRIMEMVLLVVLVTAFKTHVTAQSSTNVITGMAPTLTYITENSSTPSPSCCSQLTSVVQTQLECLCSILNTGAGATLGLAISRTLALALPSACNVQTPSIDRCNDFLVENSEKMMCNGLFEWNHDNPILSPNQN, encoded by the exons ATGGCTGCTCTGTTGAGAATTATGGAAATGGTTCTTTTAGTAGTCCTTGTGACTGCATTCAAGACACATGTAACGGCTCAATCTAGTACAAATGTGATCACGGGCATGGCACCTACTCTTACCTACATAACCGAAAATTCCTCAACCCCATCACCTTCCTGTTGTTCACAACTTACTAGTGTGGTTCAAACACAACTAGAGTGCCTTTGCTCAATCCTTAATACCGGTGCTGGTGCCACATTAGGTCTTGCAATTAGTCGAACACTAGCTCTTGCTCTTCCTAGTGCTTGTAATGTTCAAACTCCATCTATTGATCGATGCAATG ATTTCCTTGTGGAGAATTCTGAGAAAATGATGTGTAACGGCTTGTTTGAATGGAATCATGACAACCCTATTTTGTCTCCCAACCAGAACTAA
- the LOC113347974 gene encoding UDP-N-acetylglucosamine transferase subunit ALG14-like, whose translation MEKGNGCCFSIMTMPNLIVVLIAIIVIFVIRILFVIHQSRKPLHNLPPKAVSTLIVLGSGGHTAEMINLIRVLQMERFTPRVYVAASTDNMSLQKAQVLEASMVDQAGPNKLRETAQFMQIYRSREVGQSYLTSIGTTVIALVHALFLMIKFRPQVILCNGPGTCFPLCVIAFIFKVLGIRWSSIFYVESIARVKRLSLSGLLLYKLQIADLIFVQWPHLQKKYPRTHYVGCLM comes from the exons ATGGAGAAAGGAAATGGATGTTGCTTCTCCATAATGACAATGCCTAATCTTATTGTCGTCCTCATCGCCATTATCGTCATCTTTGTTATTCGTATTTTGTTCGTTATACATCAAAGCAGGAAACCTCTTCATAACTTACCTCCAAAAGCTGTCAGCACCCTAATTGTTCTAGGTTCAG GCGGTCACACGGCTGAGATGATTAATCTCATTCGTGTGCTTCAAATGGAAAGGTTTACACCGCGAGTCTATGTAGCAGCTTCAACTGATAATATGAGTCTTCAGAAAGCTCAAGTACTGGAAGCCTCTATGGTTGATCAG GCAGGTCCCAACAAGCTAAGGGAAACAGCTCAGTTCATGCAAATTTACCGAAGTCGAGAAGTAGGTCAATCATATTTAACATCAATAGGGACAACAGTAATTGCTTTGGTCCATGCTCTATTCTTGATGATAAAATTCAGGCCTCAAGTG ATCCTATGCAACGGCCCCGGAACTTGTTTTCCTCTCTGCGTAATTGCGTTCATATTTAAG GTACTTGGGATTAGATGGTCATCCATATTTTATGTTGAAAGTATCGCAAGGGTGAAGAGGTTGTCTTTAAGTGGCCTTCTTCTTTACAAGCTGCAAATCGCCGATCTCATTTTTGTCCAATGGCCTCACCTACAAAAGAAATATCCCCGAACTCACTACGTTGGTTGTCTCATGTAG
- the LOC113353488 gene encoding protein YLS3-like isoform X2, protein MAALLRIMEMVLLVVLVTAFKTHVTAQSSTNVITGMAPTLTYITENSSTPSPSCCSQLTSVVQTQLECLCSILNTGAGATLGLAISRTLALALPSACNVQTPSIDRCNELNSEL, encoded by the exons ATGGCTGCTCTGTTGAGAATTATGGAAATGGTTCTTTTAGTAGTCCTTGTGACTGCATTCAAGACACATGTAACGGCTCAATCTAGTACAAATGTGATCACGGGCATGGCACCTACTCTTACCTACATAACCGAAAATTCCTCAACCCCATCACCTTCCTGTTGTTCACAACTTACTAGTGTGGTTCAAACACAACTAGAGTGCCTTTGCTCAATCCTTAATACCGGTGCTGGTGCCACATTAGGTCTTGCAATTAGTCGAACACTAGCTCTTGCTCTTCCTAGTGCTTGTAATGTTCAAACTCCATCTATTGATCGATGCAATG AACTAAATTCAGAACTGTGA